The following coding sequences lie in one Gouania willdenowi chromosome 5, fGouWil2.1, whole genome shotgun sequence genomic window:
- the LOC114463884 gene encoding N-acylethanolamine-hydrolyzing acid amidase-like isoform X2, translated as MVVGAALLLLLSLAAALRAEFVPPLVNISLDEDPEVRWKPLLRVFDVDYLSKAAAEVIDSTIPKWVHHALTPVVKDLEKYIPQPYAMEIRGLASNLGGDLSDIIMLNFAYEVTAFCTSIIAQDKNGHIYHGRNLDYPHSVLRNLTINIVFLKNGEVAYRGTSFAGYIGLWTGQSPNKFTVSGDQRGEEHWWNWWKNFVSAILYRRSPVSWLVRETLEEAQDFEDAVMRLSRTPIITGVYYIVGGVRAGEGVVITRDRRGPADIWPLEPLNGEWYRVETNFDHWRSPPAWDHRREVANKALNATGQEHITMETLKKVLSLYPVCNGCCLC; from the exons ATGGTGGTGGGAgctgctctgctgctgctgctgagcctGGCTGCGGCTCTCAGGGCTGAGTTTGTCCCTCCCTTGGTCAACATCAGCCTGGATGAAGACCCGGAAGTGCGCTGGAAACCATTACTGCGCGTGTTTGACGTGGACTACCTGAGTAAAGCTGCCGCCGAGGTCATAGA TTCCACCATTCCAAAATGGGTGCACCATGCTCTGACACCTGTGGTGAAGGACCTCGAGAAGTACATTCCTCAGCCTTATGCGATGGAGATCCGTGGCTTGGCCTCCAATTTAGGCGGAGATTTGTCCGATATAATCATGCTCAACTTTGCCTATGAAGTGACTGC GTTTTGCACCAGCATTATCGCTCAGGACAAAAATGGGCACATTTACCACGGCAGGAATCTTGATTATCCACATTCTGTCCTGAGGAATCTGACAATCAACATAGTATTCCTCAAGAATGGCGAG GTGGCGTACAGGGGGACATCATTTGCTGGCTACATCGGCTTGTGGACAGGACAGAGTCCCAACAAATTTACAGTATCTGGTGACCAGAGAG GAGAGGAACACTGGTGGAACTGGTGGAAGAACTTTGTCTCTGCCATCCTGTATAGGAGATCTCCTGTCAGCTGGCTGGTGAGGGAG ACTCTGGAGGAAGCCCAGGACTTTGAGGACGCCGTCATGCGCCTGTCAAGAACCCCCATCATCACAGGAGTGTATTACATCGTGGGTGGAGTCAGAGCAGGAGAAGGGGTTGTCATCACCAGAGACCGACGTGGCCCTGCTGATATATGGCCCCTGGAGCCTTTGAATGGAGA ATGGTACAGAGTGGAGACCAACTTTGACCACTGGCGCTCTCCTCCAGCCTGGGATCACAGAAG AGAAGTTGCCAACAAAGCGCTAAATGCTACCGGTCAGGAACACATCACCATGGAAACGCTTAAAAAG GTTTTGTCCCTGTATCCTGTTTGTAATGG CTGTTGTCTGTGTTGA
- the LOC114463884 gene encoding N-acylethanolamine-hydrolyzing acid amidase-like isoform X1, whose amino-acid sequence MVVGAALLLLLSLAAALRAEFVPPLVNISLDEDPEVRWKPLLRVFDVDYLSKAAAEVIDSTIPKWVHHALTPVVKDLEKYIPQPYAMEIRGLASNLGGDLSDIIMLNFAYEVTAFCTSIIAQDKNGHIYHGRNLDYPHSVLRNLTINIVFLKNGEVAYRGTSFAGYIGLWTGQSPNKFTVSGDQRGEEHWWNWWKNFVSAILYRRSPVSWLVRETLEEAQDFEDAVMRLSRTPIITGVYYIVGGVRAGEGVVITRDRRGPADIWPLEPLNGEWYRVETNFDHWRSPPAWDHRREVANKALNATGQEHITMETLKKVLSLYPVCNGITVYTTVMSAALPGTYSTLVRPQGCHRND is encoded by the exons ATGGTGGTGGGAgctgctctgctgctgctgctgagcctGGCTGCGGCTCTCAGGGCTGAGTTTGTCCCTCCCTTGGTCAACATCAGCCTGGATGAAGACCCGGAAGTGCGCTGGAAACCATTACTGCGCGTGTTTGACGTGGACTACCTGAGTAAAGCTGCCGCCGAGGTCATAGA TTCCACCATTCCAAAATGGGTGCACCATGCTCTGACACCTGTGGTGAAGGACCTCGAGAAGTACATTCCTCAGCCTTATGCGATGGAGATCCGTGGCTTGGCCTCCAATTTAGGCGGAGATTTGTCCGATATAATCATGCTCAACTTTGCCTATGAAGTGACTGC GTTTTGCACCAGCATTATCGCTCAGGACAAAAATGGGCACATTTACCACGGCAGGAATCTTGATTATCCACATTCTGTCCTGAGGAATCTGACAATCAACATAGTATTCCTCAAGAATGGCGAG GTGGCGTACAGGGGGACATCATTTGCTGGCTACATCGGCTTGTGGACAGGACAGAGTCCCAACAAATTTACAGTATCTGGTGACCAGAGAG GAGAGGAACACTGGTGGAACTGGTGGAAGAACTTTGTCTCTGCCATCCTGTATAGGAGATCTCCTGTCAGCTGGCTGGTGAGGGAG ACTCTGGAGGAAGCCCAGGACTTTGAGGACGCCGTCATGCGCCTGTCAAGAACCCCCATCATCACAGGAGTGTATTACATCGTGGGTGGAGTCAGAGCAGGAGAAGGGGTTGTCATCACCAGAGACCGACGTGGCCCTGCTGATATATGGCCCCTGGAGCCTTTGAATGGAGA ATGGTACAGAGTGGAGACCAACTTTGACCACTGGCGCTCTCCTCCAGCCTGGGATCACAGAAG AGAAGTTGCCAACAAAGCGCTAAATGCTACCGGTCAGGAACACATCACCATGGAAACGCTTAAAAAG GTTTTGTCCCTGTATCCTGTTTGTAATGG AATCACAGTGTACACAACAGTGATGAGCGCAGCACTTCCTGGGACTTACAGTACACTCGTCAGACCACAG GGCTGCCACAGGAACGACTGA
- the bhlhe40 gene encoding class E basic helix-loop-helix protein 40 produces the protein MERITSAQPPPACVPNAVDISDMQGMDFPIYMFKPRKGMKRVDESKETYKLPHRLIEKKRRDRINECIAQLKDLLPEHLKLTTLGHLEKAVVLELTLKHVKALSALLEQQQQKIMALQKDLQIGDHGGESEENNEEMFRSGFHLCAKEVLHYLASQESSRDLTPSHIISHIQKVAAEVMQHRRNHQEVHQDSENPRKPTAQAPRFSEGTAKNCVPVIQRTFPHGTGEQSGSDTDTDSGYGGEHEKPKTQWSESHAREGELIKRDATTTAASEQTVGSIKQEDGEPRAKKSRSDSSEDDMLSSHAPGVPGSYMSFSPNQPPFCLPFYLIPPTAAAAAYLPMLEKCWYPGGVPVMYPGMSGSASSLDPESVLSPRTSSPVQHQTPMDSSAHHKALKHGPPLNTETKD, from the exons ATGGAGAGGATAACAAGCGCGCAACCACCTCCCGCATGCGTGCCGAACGCAGTGGATATATCTGACATGCAAGG AATGGACTTTCCCATCTACATGTTCAAACCCAGGAAAGGGATGAAACGGGTTGATGAGAGCAAG GAGACCTATAAACTGCCTCACAGACTCATAGAGAAGAAGAGGCGCGATAGAATCAACGAATGCATCGCCCAGCTGAAGGATCTGTTGCCTGAACATCTTAAACTGACA ACGCTTGGACATTTGGAGAAAGCTGTGGTGCTGGAACTCACTCTGAAGCATGTGAAAGCCCTGAGTGCTCTACTGgagcaacagcagcagaaaaTCATGGCACTCCAAAAAGATCTCCAGATTG GTGACCATGGAGGTGAGAGTGAGGAAAACAATGAGGAGATGTTCCGCTCCGGCTTCCACCTCTGTGCTAAAGAGGTTCTGCACTATCTGGCCAGCCAAGAAAGCAGTAGGGACCTCACACCTTCCCACATCATCAGTCACATTCAGAAGGTAGCAGCTGAAGTTATGCAGCATCGAAGGAACCACCAGGAGGTCCATCAAGACTCAGAGAACCCAAGAAAACCCACCGCACAGGCCCCAAGGTTCTCAGAAGGCACCGCCAAGAACTGCGTTCCGGTCATTCAAAGGACTTTTCCCCATGGTACCGGGGAGCAAAGCGGCAGTGACACGGACACTGACAGCGGCTACGGTGGCGAGCACGAAAAGCCCAAAACGCAGTGGTCAGAGAGCCACGCCAGGGAGGGGGAACTCATCAAGCGTGATGCCACCACCACCGCCGCCTCTGAGCAGACGGTCGGTAGCATCAAGCAGGAGGATGGCGAGCCTCGCGCCAAGAAGTCGAGGTCGGACTCCTCAGAGGACGATATGCTCTCTTCTCATGCACCAGGAGTTCCTGGGAGTTACATGAGCTTCTCACCCAACCAGCCCCCATTTTGTCTCCCCTTCTACCTCATCCCCCCCacagcggcagcagcagcgtATCTGCCCATGCTGGAGAAGTGCTGGTACCCTGGAGGCGTGCCAGTCATGTACCCTGGCATGAGCGGCTCTGCGTCCAGCTTAGACCCAGAGAGCGTGCTCTCCCCCAGGACGTCGTCTCCAGTACAACACCAGACCCCCATGGACTCCTCTGCTCACCACAAAGCTCTGAAGCACGGCCCCCCTTTAAACACTGAAACCAAAGACTAA